The Ruminococcaceae bacterium BL-4 region TTCTTTTCCGCACACATCAGGTCTCCATCCAGGCCACAAAGTCCAATGGCTTTACCCTCATGACGCTGCAAAAGCTGCACCAAGTCTTTATTGACTTTCCCTGCTAAAACCATTTGAACAATGTCGATTGTCTCCTGGTCAGTCACGCGCATTCCCTTAATAAATTCGCTTTTCTTTCCGATTTTTTTGAGCATCGCATTGATTTCCGGGCCACCGCCATGAACCAAAACCACATGGATTCCAACAAGCTGCATCAGAACCAAGTCGCTCATCACAGCGTCTTTCAGATGATCATCGATCATTGCATTTCCGCCGTACTTGACAACAACTGTTTTTCCCGCCAGCTTTTGGATATAAGGCAATGCCTCCACCAAAACCTGTGCCCGATCTGCATCTAAAATATTCAAGGGGGATTCCTCCTTTTCATCAGGTCCGATAATCACCGTTAATTTTTACATAATCATAAGTGAGGTCACACCCATAGGCTGTTGCCTCAAAATCGCCGTCATGGAGCGTTACATCGATTCCGATTTCATCTTCCAAAAGAATCTTCTTAGCGGTTTCTTCATCAAAATCGATTCCGGCGCCATCTTTACAGACATTAATTGCACCCATTTTAGAACGAAACGTAACATCGACCGCATGAATATCCACCGGCACTCCGGAATATCCAATCGCACAAAGAACCCGTCCCCAGTTGGCATCTGATCCAAACATCGCAGCTTTTACCAGAGAGGAACAAATAATGGTCTTTGCAACGATTCTCGCATTTTCATCGGAAGAAGCTCCTGTTACCCGACAAGCAAGGAGCTTTGTTGCACCTTCTCCGTCTTTTGCCATCATCTTACAAAGTGCAGTACAGAGCATCTTCATTGCCTTTAAAAAGGTCTGATAATCCTCTCCGTCCGTTGTAATGGGCTCATTTTTTGCGAGACCATTCGCCATAATGCAACAGGTATCATTCGTACTGGTATCTCCATCTACGCTGATCATATTAAAGCTGTTTTTTACTGACTCCTGCAAAGCACTCTCCAGTGCTTCCGTTGAAATTGCAGCGTCCGTTGTCAAAAAGCAGAGCATAGTACACATATTCGGATGAATCATTCCGCTGCCCTTTGCAGCGCCTCCTAAACGTACAACATTATCCCCAAGCATAAACTCTACCGCAAGATTTTTAGGGACTGTATCAGTCGTCATCAGCGCTTTTGCAGCATCATTGCCGCCTTCTTTACTGAGTTCCTTTGCCAAAATGGGTGATGCCTTTATAATCGGTTCAATCGGCAGCGGTTGTCCGATAACTCCAGTACTCGCGACCAAAACATCCTGTGCTTTGATTTTTAATGCACTTGCGGCGGCTTCTGCCATTTTTTCGGCTTTTTCCACTCCATCTGAATTACAGGTGTTGGCGTTGCCTGAATTAGCAATCACAGCCTGAGCAATTCCATTCGTCAAATGCTTTTTGCAAACTTCGATCGATGCACCTTTTACCAGATTGCTGGTATAAACGCCAGCCGCATTACAGGGGACTTCACTTTTAAGCATCATCAGATCCGGCTTCTTTTTATTGGGACGAATCCCGCAGTGCATTCCCCCTGCCATGAACCCTTTGGGTGCCGTAATTCCTCCGTCAATAAAATTCATCGATTCGTCCTCCTTAAAACGCCGGCGGCCATGCAGTAAGGCCCTCCGTTTCATCTAGACCAAATGCCAGATTCATATTTTGAATTGCCTGACCCGCTGCACCTTTTACCATATTATCAAGCGCGCTGACCGCGATAAACGTATTGGTACGCGGATCAATATGAAGCGAAATATCGCAAAAATTAGAATACCGTACATTATGAATATCTGCTTCTTTTCCCTTCGGCAAAAGGCGAATAAAATATTCATTCTGATAGGCTTTCTCATAAACCTCTTGAAGTTGCGAAAGCGTTGTGCCATTTTTTAGCTTTGCATAGCAAGTTGCAAGAATTCCGCGGTTAACCGGCAGAAGATGCGGTACAAACAGCACTTTCATTGAGTTTCCCGTAATTTTGGAAAGGCTCTGCTCAATTTCCGGTGTATGGCGGTGCGCAGCGACCTTATAAGCATGCATGCCTTCGTTAAGTTCCGGATAATGGGTATCCTGCGTACTGTTTCGTCCCGCTCCAGTCACGCCGGATTTGCAGTCGGCAATGATTCCGTCCTGCTCAATCAATCCTGCTTTTAATGCCGGAACAAGGGCTAAAGGCACGGCCGTAGTATAGCAACCGGGGTTTGCGATCAGGTGCTTTCCCTTAATTTCCTCGCGAAAAAGTTCCGGCAGTCCATAAACTGCCTCTTTGTGGAGCTCTGGATACTGGAACGTATTCTTATACCAAAGTTCGTAATCCTCCGCTTTTTCCAATCGAAAATCTGCGCCAAGATCAATAAAGACTTTATTCTGATCCCAACACTCTTTTCCCAGCGCCTGTGAAAGTCCATGCGGCAAAGCAGCAAAAATCACATCACTTTTTTCCACAACCTGTTCTTGGTTGCCGCAAATCATATCGCACAAGCCATAATAGGAAGGGTATACTTCGCTCAGCGCTTTTCCTTCAAAGCTAACACTGCTGATGGCTGTAAGAGATGCCTGCGGGTGATTTGCAAGAAGGCGGCACAATTCTGCGCCTGCATATCCAGTGGCGCCGACGACGCCGACTTTAATAGATTTCATCGATTGGTTCCCCCTTTTTTATACGCGCTCCAAAAAAAGAGCTGTTTTTTTATTTATACCATTGCTAAGATACGTTTTGCTTCTTTTTCGACATTTTGCGGAGCAGGTCCGCCTAAAACGGTTCTGCCGTTTACACATTTTTCGAGGCTGATGGCATCATAGATTCCTTCATCAAAGAGTTCAGAATGTGCCTGATAATTTTTCAAAGGAAGAGCTTCCAGTGTAGTTCCCTTTTCTACACACTCGCCGACCAATTCTCCGACAACCCGATAGGCATCCCGGAAAGGCATTCCCTTTTCCACCAGATAATCGGCAGCATCGGTAGCATTAATAAATCCGCCAGCGGCAGCTTTTCGCATATTCTGCGGCAAAACGCGCATAGTCTTAATCATTGGAATAAAAGTGGTAAGACACATATGCAGAGTATCGCAGGCATCAAAGACCGGCTCTTTATCTTCCTGCATATCCTTATTATAAGCGAGTGGAAGACCTTTCATAGTAGCCAAAAGCCCTGTCAGATCTCCAATCACTCTTCCGGCTTTTCCGCGAATCAATTCAGCAATATCCGGATTCTTCTTCTGCGGCATAATGCTGCTGCCGGTGGAAAATGCGTCATCCAGCTCAATAAACTTAAACTCCCAACTGCACCAGAGAATGATCTCTTCTGAGAAACGGGAAAGATGGACCATACAAATCGAAATATCAGAAAGCAGTTCCAAACAAAAATCCCGATCGGAAACGCCGTCTAAACTATTATGTGTCGGTGCATCAAATTTCAACAGTGAAGCAGTCAATTTTCTGTCCAGCGGATACGTTGTTCCTGCGAGAGCTCCGGAACCTAACGGACAAACATTCATGCGTCGTCTGGTATCTTTTATTCTATCAATATCCCGCAGAAACATTTCGGCATAGGCAAGAAGATGATGCCCAAAAACAATCGGCTGTGCCCTCTGAAGATGCGTATATCCCGGCATAACGACATCTTTATATTTAAGTGCAAGCTCTCCAAGGGTTTTGACCAGCTCTTTGAGCTCTTCCTCCAAAGAATCGCACTGATTTCTCAGATAAAGTCGAATATCCAGCGCAACCTGATCATTTCGGCTTCTTGCGGTATGGAGCCGTTTTCCGGCGTCCCCCAAGCGGTTTGTCAATTCTCCCTCTACAAAAGTATGGATATCTTCGCAAGTGGGATCGATCGAAAGCGTACCGTTTTTTACTTCTTCTGCAATTTTCTTTAGCTCTGCACAGATTGCTTCAGCTTCTTGTTTTTTAAGAATTCCGATTTTCCCAAGCATCGTTGCATGAGCGATACTGCCTTCGATATCTTCCTGTACCATACGGCTATCGAACGAAATAGAGGAATTAAAATCATTTGTCCTTTCGTCCAAGCCCTTATGGAATTTATTTTCCCAAAGTTTCATAAAACTCCTCCGGTTGTCTGTTTTCCTTTAAAATAAACAGAAGGGCGAACCTTTGCCCGCCCTTCCAAGTCTTAAAGACCGGACGGAACTTTACGTTCCGATCCTCTTCCGGGATTCCTCATTTTTTAGAGGAAATCACCTGATGATTTAAATTTTTAAGTGCCTGCACCTTAATCGGCAATCCAAACAGATCAATAAATCCTTTGGCTTCTGCCTGATCATATACTTCGTCTTCACTGAAGGTTGCGATTTCTTCATCATAAAGGCTATAGGGGCTCTTAACGCCGGCATCAATCACATTTCCCTTATAGAGCTTCAGCTTCACATCGCCCGTTACATGCTCCTGCGTACTGTCTACGAATGCGCTGATTGCCTCCCGCAAAGGAGTAAACCATTTGCCGTCATAGACCAATTCCGCCATTTTATCGCCAATGCCCTGCTTATAATGATAAGTATCTTTATCGAGGCAGATTTCTTCCAATTTGTTATGTGCATGATAAAGAATCGTTCCGCCGGGAGTTTCATAAACGCCGCGGCTCTTCATGCCAACCAACCGATTCTCTACGATATCGGCAATGCCGATTCCGTTTTTACCGCCCAGTTCATTGAGCTTGCTGAGCAAATCGACTGCACAGAGCTTTTGGCCATCCAGCATAGTGGGAACGCCTTTTTCAAAATGGATCGTCACATAAGTAGCCTTGTCCGGCGCCATTTCCGGTGAAATCCCCAATTCCAAGAATCCGGGTTTATTGTACTGCGGCTCATTTGCAGGATCTTCCAAATCGAGTCCTTCATGAGAAAGATGCCATAGATTTTTATCTTTGGAATAATTCGTTTCCCGCGTAATTTTCAGCGGAATATTATGGGATTCTGCATAAGTAATTTCTTCATCACGGGATTTTAAGTTCCACTCACGCCATGGAGCAATGATCGGCATATTAGGAGCAAAGGCTTTGATGGAAAGTTCAAAACGGACTTGATCATTGCCCTTGCCGGTGCAGCCGTGGCAGATTGCGTCGGCGCCCTCGGCCTCTGCAATTTCGACCAAACGCTTTGCAATCAGCGGACGAGCAAAACTGGTTCCTAAAAGATATTTATTTTCATATACAGCATCTGCCTTCAGTGTCGGCCAGATATAATCCTCAACAAACTGTTTTTTTAGGTCGGCAATATAAAGTTTGGAAGCACCTGTCTTCTTTGCTTTTTCCTCCAGACCATTCAGTTCGCCCATTCCCTGTCCAACATCTGCTGCAACTGCAACGACCTCACAGTTGTTATAATTTTCTTTCAGCCAGGGAATAATAATAGAGGTATCCAAGCCTCCTGAATAAGCCAGAACCACTTTTTTAATATTTTTCTTATCCATGATAAAGCCTCCGTTGTTTTTCTTTGTGGCTTTTATTATACACTCATTATTCATAAAATCAAGGATTTATTGCATAAATATTCATATTCCGCAGTTTTCACAGTTTTGTATAAAAATAACCTGATGAAGGCTGTGCAATCTCTCTAAAAACGTGGTTTTATCGGAATAATGAGTTTTCAAAGTTTATGCAATATGGTATAATAAATCAAATAAAATGTATGTTTACAGATGATTGGAGGTTATCTGCTATGAAAGAAATTTCTTTGGACAAATTTGAATTTTCGCCTTTTAACAAAATCGCGAAGGACTGGATGCTGGTTTCTGCCGGTACTCCGGAATCGTGCAGCACTTTAACAGCCTCCTGGGGCGGTGTTGGTGTACTTTGGGGAAAGAATGTGGTATTTTCCTTTATTCGGCCGCAGCGTCACACATTAAAGTTCATTGACCAAGAAGATTATTTTTCTATCACCTTTTTAAAAGATGGTTATCGTGACGCACTTAATTACTGTGGAAGTCACTCCGGAGGAGAAAATCAAAAAATTACCGAAGCAGGTCTGCATCTGGCAGAATTTAAAGAGGCACCGATTTTTAAAGAAGCTTCGCTGACCTTTATTTGCAAAAAACTTTATCGCCAGCCTCTGGAGCCAAAGTATCTGCTCGATGAGTCACTTGACGAGCGCTGGTATCCAAACAAAGATTACCATAATATGTTTGTAGGCGAAATTGTACGTGCTTTTTCTAATGACTAAAAATTTCTGCATTTCAATTTTAAACCAGCTCTAAAAAGCGAAGCAATCAAAAAATGCCCCAATCGTAGAAATAAAACTACGATTGGGGCATTTGTCATGTCAAATAGGAAATAAAGTAATCTTACTGCCGAATATAAAATCTAAAGCCGCTATTTATGATTATGGTTATTCCTGAGAGTCTTTAACTTCATATTCTTTTAAAAGATTATAAAGTTCCTCTCCTACCATAGCAGAAATACAAAGGCCATTCTCTACATAATTTTCTGAAAGCAAAGTCGCTTCTTTTCGAATTTTTGCCGCTAACCCCGCCTTGTCAAAAGGCAAAAGTAAAGAAACTTTTCTGATATTCACCGGCAGATTCTGTTCGATCGCTTTTAAGAGGGAATCCAGGCCTGCACCAGTCTTGGCACTGATTCGCACCGCATTTCCAATCATCGGGATCTCGGAAAGTTCCGGTACCTTATCACATTGATTGAGAACTGATATCACTGGACGATTCCGGCAGCCAAGCTGCACTAAAATCTCTTGGGTCACTTTCAAATGGGTCTGTGCTTCCGGGCTGGAAGCATCACAAACATTTAAAATAATATCGGCCTGAACCGCTTGTTCCAATGTAGAATGAAATGCCTGCACCAAATGATGAGGCAGTCTCCGGATAAATCCAACCGTATCGATCAGCATAACTGTAACTCCATTGGGAAGCTTTAAAGCACGGGCGGTCGGATCCAACGTTGCAAAAAGCATGTCTTCCGCAAGTACGCCGGCATGAGTCAGAGCATTCATCAAAGTACTCTTTCCGGCATTTGTATATCCCACCAGTGCAACCGTGATCACGCCCTCTTTTTTACGGCGGCGATCAATTTGCGCTCGGTGTTTTTCTACATCTTCCAGTTGTGCCTTGAGATTTTCAATTCGTGCACGGATATGACGTCTGTCTGTTTCCAGCTTCGTTTCACCGGGTCCACGAGTCCCGATTCCACCGCCCAACCGAGAAAGCTCTTTTCCTCTGCCGGAAAGGCGCGGCAAAAGATACCGAAGCTGTGCCAGCTCCACCTGTAATTTTCCTTCGCTGGATCTTGCACGGCTTGCAAAAATATCGAGAATCAGCATGGTTCGGTCAATTACCCGAACCTTTGTCGCCTCTTCCACATTCCTAATTTGGGTCGGAGAAAGATCCCGGTCAAATACGACCAGATCAATTTCATGAACCGCGCAAAAATCAGCAATCTGCTGCAGCATTCCCGAACCAACGCAGCTTGCGGGATCCGGTGCAGGGCGTTTTTGCGTAATTGTGCCGAAAGGTTCCGCGCCTGCACTGTATACTAATTCATACAGTTCTGCAAGAGAAGATTCCACATCATATTCTCCGGTATCAACTTCCACCAGAATTACCTTTACCTTTTTTTCTTCATTTTCCAGCATAAGAACCCTCCGACTGCGCAATTTTTTATTTTCTATTTTACTGCAATTATTTTAGTATTGCAAATCATCGAAAAGCTATGTATTCATATTCTATATTTGATTCATTAAAAGAATTGTGAACCTTCGTAGTGCTTTTACTGGAATCCTGCATCACAGTAAGGCTGTCCCCATCAAGGAGCAATCCTGCCATCGCTTCGTCCGATGGAACCGCAAATGCACAATAGGCACCCCACTCTCCGCCGGGGCGAACTCCAACTACAGATAGATTCTGGCGAAAAACAAGAACCAACCTCGCTGCAAACGGCAAAGAGACCACCTGCTGTGCCTTACCGTCTCCCACGTAGGAATTTATCGTCATCGGCACTGGATCATCCGCATTTTTATGACGGCTGTTATCGTTAAAATGTGCGGTCAAAAGGCTGTCAAGCAACTGATTATCCTCTGCAAAATCCAAACGAACAGGCTTATCATCTGCTTTCCAGTCATGCAGCCCAAGAGAAGTTTTATTTTGATTTGACAAATTCATTTTCCCCCTTTAAATTTCAATCACACCATCTGTCCCATCTATTTGCTTCCATGAAAGTCCTCTCCTGTCCAAATCGGACCACATAAGCTTTCGATTATCTAAAGTTTCCCAAGTCTCTTTTCGATGATCAACCAAACCAATTAAATGGACCGGAAAAAACTGCCTTAAAATTCTGATAGAACGAGTCAGATTCCGCGGTTCTCCCAAAAGGACAAATCGGACCACACTTTCTTTTGGATACTCTTCCACATTGCAGAAAAGCCCTGCTGCCTGTGCGATTCTTTCCATATCACACTTTGTAAAATGGTCATCGTCAAGCGAAAAAAGGACTTTTGCAGCACTTTGCTGTTCCGCAAGTGTTCCATCTGCTGTTCTAAGTTCTTTTGAAAAGAGTTTCAGCCCCCAGCTCTCTGCGGTTGCTGCAAAATTTTCCCGATAAAGCTCCAAAAGGGTTTGCTCACACCGATCCAGTACAGCAGCGTATGCTTCTAGTTCGTGGTCAACAGTAGTAGTCCCATCTAAACGATAAAGAGGGATTGCTTTCATTTGTCCTTTCATTCGTTCTAATGCGCCCATTTTTAGCTTTCCTCCTTTACCGTAATCGTTCCGGCAATCAGAAGCTTGTTTTTCGCTGGAACTGACGTCCCATAGAAATAAATCGTCATATCCGTAACTGTTCCAGTCCCATAAATGGCAGCATAAACAGCACTATAAGTAAGCGGCTGTCCGATCTTTAAAGAAGCAAACAAATCAAGGATTACAGACTTGCATTGAGAGATTGCTGCCTGCTTATTGACTCCTTCTGCAAATACAAGCTGTGCTTCCACGTCAAGGGAAACCACAGAAATTGGATGAGTCAGAACCGTCACATTAAGTTCACGCGATTTTTGAAGATCCTTCTCCACTTCCGAAAGAAGTGTATTCGATGGGACTCCGCCTGTTGCAGCAAGGTATAATCCAACTGTTCCCACTCCGTTTTCCCTTGGTACTACATAAACGTCCCTGACTCCTTCATGCTCCATCGCTTTATTTTGATAAAACGCCGCATTGCTGCCGGTACTGATTTGGCTAAAACTATCCTCGATCCTCTGTCTCAGCCTCTCATCGGATTCCGTATCTCTCCCTCCGGAAAAGTCAGACAAATTTGTAACCGTTTCAATTCCTGACACAGCCGTAACAAAACGGGTAATAGTTCCCGCTTTTGCGTTGCCTGAAATTCCTTCTTTTTGAGCTTTTGCTTTGACTAAAACCGAAAGTTGGTTAATTCCAAGAATTCCTTGTTCTATCGTTTCAAAGGTAGTACCATCCTGTGTCTGACAAACTGTTCCTTTTGGAATCGCCACATCAAACCAAAGGGCTTTTCCCCTTTTAAACTGCAAAGTACCAGAAGCCGTTGTTCCTTCTGCTCTTGTTAATCCGCGTTCCAGCGCATGTTTGTCAAGCTCTTCCCCATCTGCAGTTGTAAAGTTCATTTGTTTCTTCATCCAATTCAGTTCTGCAAAAAGATTATATAACTCTCCTGCCAACACGCGGAACCGGATTCCCAAATCGGAAGCTTCATCTGGAAAAGTCCCTGATTTTTCGAAATAAACATTTTTCATTTCTTCCACTAGATCTTCATAAGTAATCATCAAGAATATTTCACCTCGATTTTTCTGCGTTCATTAAAGATTTTCACTATAAAAGAGATTTTATCTTCATAAATTTCTGCCGAAATCACTTTCGCCTCCGGCATAGGGAGCAACGCTTCAGCTGCCATAGAAAGTGCAATATTTTCGTTTTCCGGAGCTGAACGATCCAACTCAAACAAGCGGCTTCCAAACTCCGGTGCATACCAAAAAGTTCCCTTTTTCACATTTAAATGAAATTCAGCCCGTTGAAAGAGTGCATTTATTCCCTCCAACATTTGAAACTGACCGGCCGCATTTTGCAGAATATCTCCATCTTTTAAAGCTGCCTCCACACAGTCACTCCTTTTTTGCTGCGAATACCTGTCCGTTAAGAACAATTTCGCCGTTATTTTTCAAATAAATTTCCGCTCCTCCCTGTGAGAAGAGAAGCAGTTCTCCCGGTTCCAAAGCTTTTTTACTCTGGACTGCCCCAATTGCGGTCTTTCCCAAATTGGTATCGACCAAAATCGTCTGCGCACTCACGGGTGCCTTCCAAAGAATCCCCCATGGTCCAACCTGTGCAACATTTCGGTATTCGGAATCCGTCTGAAAGCTTTCGTCTCCTATTACATCTGCTACTTTTCCAGCGGGCGATTGTTTCGTAAGATCGCGCATTTTTTCCGTCAACCACATTTTAACTTCTCCTTTCGCAGGGTAAGCCGAGTTGATTCTCCCTGTCCATTTAAGCAGTAACGAACTGCAGAAACGACCCAATCAGATTCTCCATGAAGCCAAACGGACTGCAGCGGATGCGCAGCAACTGCTCCGGCACAAAGCACCTGCACAGTTTCCTCTTTTTTGAATGCTTTCTGCAGAGTGGCCTGTGGGTCAGCAGAAAATCGTCTGCGCAAAATCCCCATTGATTTTGTCTCGGCATCTTCCTTTACCAATTCCCAGTTGTTTTGCTCTTTACCGTAAACTGCAGAAACGCGCTGATAAATGGATTGTCTTCGTATTTCCTCCAAAATTTTTTGCTTATTGTCTCTTAAAATAAGGACCGGATATTTTGATCTTTTCATAGAAAGAGTCCATCCATCTGCAAAAAGGGTTTTGCCAAAAAACTTCTTGCAGAATCCATTAAGCGCCTGCCATTCACTTTTCCCCTTTTCTACCGAATAAGAAGTTTTCATAAACTCATTTTCTTTTTCAGAAAGATGAAATCCATAAGGCTCGGCACAGGCGGAAAATAAAATTTGCAGGCTGGGATTAGGATAAGTTATTGGCATTGCTTCACTATCAAGTAAAATTCCAATGGGACTTCTTGCCTGTAAAAAAAGCTCCGCACTATTTCCAAGGAACGTGCGTATCTCATCAAGCATTCCTATAAAAACAGTTTCCCCATTGTCATTCGTCACCTGAATCTTTCCTCCAAAAAGCTTTTTATTTACCATTGGAAAAGTTCCTTTAAAGGAAGCTGCGGGGGAATCTTCCTCCCAGTCTATTTGTATTGAAACGGGCTGAGGCAGCCGTAAGTGCTGCCCCTTCCCGGAAATATAATCATAAATCATCAGAAAAGGATCAACTTCTTTCCTACCGGAAGCTGATCGGGCCTACAGATCCATGGGTTCTTTTCCAAGAGAAGGTCAACCGTTGTATGATTACGAATCGCCTCCGCCCAAAGGGAACCTTCCTTTCCAATGATCGTTTCTCTCGGTTTCACAGCCGACTTGCCCTGTAGGATCTCAAGGAAGTGAAACGAATAAGCAATCCGGTTCGGTCGCGGAGTTCCCTCCAATTTGAGTTCCTCAAAAATTGCTTCAATCGGAACAGACAAACCCGGCGCTGATAAAATCCCCTCAGGATTCTGTAAAAGTTCGGCTAAATGATTAAAAATCACTCTGGCATTTTCTCCTAAAAAGATTCCTTTTCCTAAAATTTCTCGACCTTTCCTTCCCAGCTCCTGCAAAACCTCTCCGTCATACGGCTGTTCCAAAGCATGCACTCTCCGAGAGGCCTTAATTTCCACTTGATCCGGTAAACGCGGCCAATAAAAATCACGAAAACTCATTGTTTCACTCATTCTGTATCCCCCTCAACAGGATGCTCTCCGCGTAAAACCTCCATTTCAAGCTCTTTGCTGATTTTTTCCGTAAGGCTTTCTATTTGTTCAAGTGTCATTCTGATCTCTCCCAACCATCTTTTTGTTCTACAATGCACCAGGTATAAAGGCGTTTTGCTGAAAGGAATACGCCATCTACGCGAAGGATCGTATAAAAATACTTTTCATCTTTCACCTCATCACCGATCATTGGTAAAAAATCTGCAGGCGCAATCAGGCGATAACATCTGCCTTCCTGCACTTTTGGGTCGAGTGTCCGAAAAAGTCCGCGATAAGAATTTTCATTCCAAAAAAACTCATTTCCATATCGTTGCAGAAGACTTTTTACCAATTCCGAGCGGCTCATAATATCCTCCCAAAATAAAAATGGTCTTGAAGGAAAGGAGATGCTGCGCGTTTGGCTTGTTCCCATAAAGCTTTTTCCGTTGCGCCGCAACCGGATTGCATCCGGACTTCTCCTGCGGAGAAGCTGCCGCCGCCATTTAAAAGCGATGCCTGCCAATTTGCTAAGGCGGCAGCAGCGGCGCAGAGCAGCGTCTCTCC contains the following coding sequences:
- a CDS encoding conserved protein of unknown function (Evidence 4 : Unknown function but conserved in other organisms), whose product is MEAALKDGDILQNAAGQFQMLEGINALFQRAEFHLNVKKGTFWYAPEFGSRLFELDRSAPENENIALSMAAEALLPMPEAKVISAEIYEDKISFIVKIFNERRKIEVKYS
- a CDS encoding Baseplate_J domain-containing protein, which encodes MITYEDLVEEMKNVYFEKSGTFPDEASDLGIRFRVLAGELYNLFAELNWMKKQMNFTTADGEELDKHALERGLTRAEGTTASGTLQFKRGKALWFDVAIPKGTVCQTQDGTTFETIEQGILGINQLSVLVKAKAQKEGISGNAKAGTITRFVTAVSGIETVTNLSDFSGGRDTESDERLRQRIEDSFSQISTGSNAAFYQNKAMEHEGVRDVYVVPRENGVGTVGLYLAATGGVPSNTLLSEVEKDLQKSRELNVTVLTHPISVVSLDVEAQLVFAEGVNKQAAISQCKSVILDLFASLKIGQPLTYSAVYAAIYGTGTVTDMTIYFYGTSVPAKNKLLIAGTITVKEES
- a CDS encoding conserved protein of unknown function (Evidence 4 : Unknown function but conserved in other organisms), coding for MSETMSFRDFYWPRLPDQVEIKASRRVHALEQPYDGEVLQELGRKGREILGKGIFLGENARVIFNHLAELLQNPEGILSAPGLSVPIEAIFEELKLEGTPRPNRIAYSFHFLEILQGKSAVKPRETIIGKEGSLWAEAIRNHTTVDLLLEKNPWICRPDQLPVGKKLILF
- a CDS encoding conserved protein of unknown function (Evidence 4 : Unknown function but conserved in other organisms); the protein is MDEMAVMERFAFYRGLNEEEAQPYFTLVRDAIAQIEEARRKDIPGGETLLCAAAAALANWQASLLNGGGSFSAGEVRMQSGCGATEKALWEQAKRAASPFLQDHFYFGRIL
- a CDS encoding conserved protein of unknown function (Evidence 4 : Unknown function but conserved in other organisms), producing the protein MSRSELVKSLLQRYGNEFFWNENSYRGLFRTLDPKVQEGRCYRLIAPADFLPMIGDEVKDEKYFYTILRVDGVFLSAKRLYTWCIVEQKDGWERSE
- a CDS encoding protein of unknown function (Evidence 5 : Unknown function), translating into MGEIRMTLEQIESLTEKISKELEMEVLRGEHPVEGDTE
- a CDS encoding conserved protein of unknown function (Evidence 4 : Unknown function but conserved in other organisms), which gives rise to MIYDYISGKGQHLRLPQPVSIQIDWEEDSPAASFKGTFPMVNKKLFGGKIQVTNDNGETVFIGMLDEIRTFLGNSAELFLQARSPIGILLDSEAMPITYPNPSLQILFSACAEPYGFHLSEKENEFMKTSYSVEKGKSEWQALNGFCKKFFGKTLFADGWTLSMKRSKYPVLILRDNKQKILEEIRRQSIYQRVSAVYGKEQNNWELVKEDAETKSMGILRRRFSADPQATLQKAFKKEETVQVLCAGAVAAHPLQSVWLHGESDWVVSAVRYCLNGQGESTRLTLRKEKLKCG
- a CDS encoding conserved protein of unknown function (Evidence 4 : Unknown function but conserved in other organisms); its protein translation is MGALERMKGQMKAIPLYRLDGTTTVDHELEAYAAVLDRCEQTLLELYRENFAATAESWGLKLFSKELRTADGTLAEQQSAAKVLFSLDDDHFTKCDMERIAQAAGLFCNVEEYPKESVVRFVLLGEPRNLTRSIRILRQFFPVHLIGLVDHRKETWETLDNRKLMWSDLDRRGLSWKQIDGTDGVIEI
- a CDS encoding conserved protein of unknown function (Evidence 4 : Unknown function but conserved in other organisms); translated protein: MWLTEKMRDLTKQSPAGKVADVIGDESFQTDSEYRNVAQVGPWGILWKAPVSAQTILVDTNLGKTAIGAVQSKKALEPGELLLFSQGGAEIYLKNNGEIVLNGQVFAAKKE